A window from Nitrospira sp. ND1 encodes these proteins:
- the alaS gene encoding alanine--tRNA ligase, protein MSQSVNDLRRAFIQYFEQQGHRAVPSAPLIPQADPTLLFTNAGMNQFKRVFLGEETRAYNRAVTVQKCLRAGGKHNDLENVGYTRRHHTFFEMLGNFSFGDYFKEDAIRFGWEFLTSVVGLSKDRMWITIFREDDEADRLWRKIGVSPSRIVRCGEKDNFWQMADTGPCGPCSELHFDQGPSVPGDATPNGEGDRVIEIWNLVFMQFNRDSAGTLNPLPKPSIDTGMGLERLTAVAQGRLSNYDSDLFAPLLAAIGGRAGAEYGAVEQADRSMRVIADHLRAITFLMADGVLPSNEGRGYVLRRILRRAARHGRLLGITEPFLHELTATVVEQMGEAYHELRPAAGTVAEATRGEEERFIATLDQGLPILNDMLTKVRASGQNMLSGTEIFKLYDTYGFPMDLIAEACREQDIRLDETGFEAAIEEQRTRARKTGGFEGETARPALSEVAARVGTTAFVGYEHLNSEGVVQALLKGDRLVKDAREGDDIEVVLDVTPFYAEGGGQAGDQGLLTGPDGRVEIRETTRPVPTLIVHKGVVTSGSIREGERLQLSVNRRTRHDAARNHTATHLVHAALRDLLGPHVKQYGSLVAPNRLRFDFAHFRPLASRDIDEIESIVNEQVRQDQPVQTDVMGVQEAVAGGALAFFGDKYGDQVRVVHIDTFSKELCGGTHCRRTGEIGLFRIVSESGVAAGVRRIECLTGSGALDSLKRLEADVRELSDLLKVAPGEVVARTRKLNEQLKEKERELAEVKLKMASTSSGDAQAREIKGVQVHAQRTDGLDVNGMRALADQLRDKLRSGVVALGAANDGKVSLLVVVTKDLVGRLKAGELIKEMATEVGGTGGGRPEMAQAGGKNPEGLGTALEKVFGLVQKALEG, encoded by the coding sequence ATGAGCCAAAGTGTGAACGATCTGCGACGAGCCTTCATCCAGTACTTTGAACAGCAGGGACATCGGGCGGTTCCGAGCGCTCCCTTGATTCCCCAGGCAGACCCGACGCTGCTGTTTACGAACGCCGGCATGAATCAATTCAAGCGGGTGTTCCTGGGCGAGGAGACGCGTGCGTATAACCGGGCGGTGACCGTACAGAAGTGCCTGCGCGCCGGCGGCAAGCACAACGATCTCGAAAATGTGGGGTACACAAGGCGTCACCACACCTTTTTCGAAATGCTCGGCAACTTCTCCTTCGGCGACTATTTCAAGGAAGACGCCATCCGGTTCGGCTGGGAGTTTCTGACCTCAGTCGTCGGGCTCTCGAAAGACCGGATGTGGATCACGATCTTCCGCGAGGACGATGAAGCCGACCGTCTCTGGAGAAAGATCGGCGTCTCCCCGAGTCGGATTGTACGTTGCGGCGAGAAGGATAATTTCTGGCAGATGGCGGATACGGGCCCTTGCGGTCCCTGCTCTGAGCTCCATTTCGATCAGGGCCCCTCGGTGCCGGGCGACGCGACGCCGAACGGAGAAGGCGACCGGGTCATCGAGATCTGGAACCTGGTGTTTATGCAGTTTAATCGCGACAGTGCGGGCACCCTGAATCCGCTGCCGAAACCGAGCATCGATACCGGCATGGGCCTGGAACGGTTGACGGCGGTGGCGCAAGGGCGGCTCAGCAACTACGACAGCGATTTATTTGCGCCCTTGTTGGCGGCGATCGGAGGCAGGGCCGGAGCGGAGTACGGTGCAGTGGAACAAGCGGATCGTTCCATGCGCGTCATTGCGGATCACTTGCGGGCCATCACATTCCTCATGGCCGACGGCGTCTTGCCGTCGAATGAAGGACGTGGATATGTGCTCCGCCGGATTCTGCGACGCGCGGCTCGCCATGGCCGGTTGCTGGGTATTACCGAACCGTTCCTGCATGAACTGACGGCGACGGTCGTGGAGCAAATGGGCGAGGCCTATCACGAATTGCGTCCGGCAGCCGGTACGGTGGCGGAGGCGACACGGGGCGAAGAAGAACGGTTTATCGCCACCCTCGACCAGGGGTTGCCGATTCTCAACGACATGCTGACCAAGGTGCGAGCCTCCGGTCAAAACATGCTCTCGGGCACCGAAATTTTTAAGTTGTATGACACCTATGGCTTTCCGATGGACCTCATTGCGGAAGCCTGCCGTGAGCAGGACATCCGACTCGATGAGACGGGATTTGAAGCGGCCATCGAAGAGCAGCGCACGCGCGCCAGGAAAACGGGGGGCTTCGAGGGTGAGACGGCCCGCCCCGCATTGAGTGAAGTGGCCGCTCGTGTCGGCACTACGGCATTCGTCGGCTACGAGCACCTGAATTCGGAAGGTGTCGTGCAGGCGTTGCTCAAGGGCGATCGGCTGGTGAAGGACGCGCGTGAAGGTGATGACATCGAAGTCGTGCTGGATGTCACGCCGTTCTATGCGGAAGGCGGCGGGCAGGCCGGCGATCAAGGACTCCTGACCGGTCCCGATGGCCGTGTGGAGATTCGTGAAACCACCAGGCCGGTGCCGACCTTGATCGTGCACAAGGGCGTAGTCACATCCGGTTCGATCCGTGAGGGGGAGCGGTTGCAGCTCTCCGTGAATCGTCGCACCCGGCACGATGCGGCCCGCAATCATACGGCGACGCATTTGGTGCATGCCGCCCTGCGGGATCTGCTGGGGCCGCATGTGAAACAGTACGGGTCGCTGGTGGCGCCCAATCGGCTGCGGTTTGACTTTGCGCATTTCCGCCCATTGGCCTCACGCGACATCGACGAGATCGAATCGATCGTCAATGAGCAGGTGCGTCAGGATCAGCCGGTGCAAACGGATGTGATGGGGGTGCAGGAGGCCGTGGCCGGCGGGGCGCTGGCGTTTTTCGGCGACAAGTATGGCGATCAGGTGCGAGTGGTTCATATCGACACCTTCAGCAAGGAATTGTGCGGCGGTACGCATTGCCGGCGCACGGGCGAAATCGGCCTGTTCCGGATCGTGTCTGAATCGGGAGTGGCCGCCGGTGTGCGCCGCATCGAATGTCTCACCGGCAGTGGCGCGTTGGATTCGCTCAAGCGATTGGAAGCGGATGTTCGTGAGTTGTCCGACCTCCTGAAAGTGGCGCCGGGTGAAGTCGTCGCCCGTACCCGCAAACTGAACGAGCAACTGAAAGAGAAGGAACGGGAACTCGCGGAAGTGAAGCTCAAGATGGCGAGTACCTCCTCAGGCGACGCGCAGGCGCGCGAGATCAAGGGTGTGCAGGTCCACGCGCAACGCACGGACGGCCTCGATGTGAATGGCATGCGGGCGCTGGCCGATCAACTGCGCGATAAGCTTCGCAGCGGCGTCGTGGCGCTCGGGGCGGCGAATGACGGCAAAGTGTCGCTGCTCGTCGTGGTAACGAAGGATCTGGTGGGCCGTCTGAAAGCGGGCGAACTTATTAAGGAGATGGCAACGGAAGTGGGCGGGACCGGGGGAGGACGTCCTGAGATGGCGCAGGCCGGAGGAAAAAATCCCGAGGGACTCGGCACCGCGTTAGAAAAAGTTTTTGGGTTGGTCCAGAAGGCCCTCGAAGGGTAG
- a CDS encoding PilZ domain-containing protein codes for MAPRRYVRTYYRFPLNYPVIFGGAPFVGEGVLTNLSLKGCSVMCDREVLCGSDVRVSVLLNHQPPALPIDLGTIKWVKGRHFGVEFVRLPLEAQQRLNRTLRTELIEWLKSRQSSSALPETSNPDN; via the coding sequence ATGGCACCTCGTCGGTACGTTCGAACCTACTACCGGTTTCCGCTCAACTATCCGGTCATTTTCGGCGGGGCGCCCTTTGTCGGGGAGGGCGTGCTAACCAACCTGTCGCTAAAGGGCTGTTCCGTCATGTGCGATAGAGAAGTCCTCTGCGGCAGCGACGTGCGCGTGAGTGTGCTCCTCAACCATCAGCCGCCGGCACTCCCCATCGACCTCGGCACGATCAAATGGGTGAAGGGGCGTCATTTCGGTGTGGAGTTTGTCCGTCTTCCCCTTGAAGCCCAACAACGCCTCAATCGCACGCTCCGGACTGAACTGATCGAATGGTTGAAGAGCCGCCAGAGCAGCAGTGCCCTGCCGGAAACATCCAATCCGGACAACTAA
- a CDS encoding regulatory protein RecX gives MKPTPDYLTLAIKYLARTDRTVAQVERYVLEKGASRAEERLVVRELERRGYLNDQAYAIRWAETRLSRHPMGRERLKAELLSRGFEDSVAERALRQAYRSISEQELACQALEGRASRTRPAQWVRFLRQRGFDDDTIQQVTQVDLETGLDEL, from the coding sequence ATGAAACCGACGCCGGATTATCTCACGCTGGCGATCAAGTATCTCGCGCGGACCGATCGGACCGTGGCCCAGGTCGAGCGGTATGTTCTGGAAAAAGGTGCGAGCCGGGCGGAAGAGCGCCTCGTCGTTCGTGAACTGGAGCGCAGAGGTTATCTGAACGATCAGGCCTATGCGATCCGATGGGCGGAAACGAGACTGTCGCGACATCCGATGGGCCGTGAACGGCTCAAGGCGGAACTGCTCAGCCGTGGCTTTGAGGACAGTGTCGCAGAGCGGGCGTTGCGGCAGGCATACCGTTCGATTTCCGAACAGGAGTTAGCCTGCCAGGCGCTCGAAGGGCGTGCGAGCCGGACGCGTCCGGCTCAATGGGTGCGGTTTCTGCGGCAACGCGGGTTCGATGACGACACGATTCAGCAAGTCACTCAAGTAGATTTGGAGACGGGGTTGGACGAGTTATGA
- a CDS encoding Arc family DNA-binding protein, whose product MAQVLVRQLNEQVVERLKKRAKEHGRSLQSEVKTILEEAVPDYEGAWLRIEGFRSRLKKSGRKFSDSAGLIREDRDR is encoded by the coding sequence GTGGCGCAGGTCCTTGTACGACAGCTCAATGAGCAGGTGGTCGAACGGTTAAAGAAGCGAGCGAAAGAGCATGGGCGGTCTTTGCAGTCGGAGGTGAAAACGATTTTGGAGGAAGCGGTTCCCGACTACGAAGGCGCTTGGTTGCGGATAGAAGGGTTCCGCAGCCGATTAAAAAAATCCGGTCGAAAATTCAGTGACAGCGCGGGGCTTATTCGTGAGGATCGTGATCGGTGA
- a CDS encoding glycosyltransferase, whose translation MNILHLGNPFFLQDFRQLGHDVKWAAFDRTADFVLSPYVESLHSLSAQFPARWFPNLVVVGDDSGPPKLLGLEALDVPLVWYAIDSHLHASWHQQYAAAFDVICVAQRDWVSRYRVDPDRQIVSWQPLFCHVPDDGDSGRLRDTPLSFVGTLNRQWNPERVALIEGLQRRYPIAVGSGSYREPFNRSLMVLNQSAANDVNFRTFQAMACGALLIGERIGNGFNDLFQDRTHCALYDRGNVEQVIEIVAHYCGRPAERDAVARQGYEAVMASHTSLHRAQAILQVVETAPLQGQIRVRRSRHLQIQSSLVLVYESAERTHLQAAERTPEGPRKQYLLTVAGQYRFLATTIRTQLGLQVAC comes from the coding sequence ATGAACATCCTTCACCTCGGCAATCCGTTCTTTCTGCAGGACTTCAGGCAGCTCGGCCATGATGTCAAATGGGCGGCGTTCGATCGCACGGCCGATTTCGTCCTGAGCCCGTACGTGGAAAGCCTGCATAGTCTTTCGGCGCAGTTTCCGGCGCGATGGTTTCCCAACTTGGTTGTGGTGGGGGACGATAGTGGGCCGCCGAAGCTGTTAGGGCTGGAGGCGCTCGACGTGCCGTTGGTGTGGTATGCGATCGACTCCCATCTCCATGCAAGTTGGCATCAACAGTATGCGGCGGCGTTCGACGTCATCTGTGTGGCGCAGAGAGACTGGGTCTCCCGGTATCGGGTTGATCCTGACCGGCAAATCGTCTCGTGGCAGCCCCTGTTCTGTCATGTGCCCGACGATGGGGATTCGGGCCGCTTACGGGATACGCCACTCTCGTTCGTCGGAACACTCAACCGGCAGTGGAATCCGGAGCGTGTCGCGTTGATCGAAGGCCTGCAACGACGGTATCCCATTGCGGTGGGGAGCGGCTCGTACCGCGAACCCTTCAATCGTTCCCTGATGGTGCTGAATCAATCGGCCGCCAATGACGTGAATTTCCGTACCTTCCAGGCCATGGCTTGCGGGGCGCTCCTGATCGGCGAGCGGATCGGAAACGGTTTCAACGACTTGTTCCAGGATCGGACCCATTGTGCCCTCTATGACAGGGGCAATGTCGAGCAGGTGATCGAGATCGTCGCACACTACTGCGGCCGTCCGGCCGAGCGGGATGCGGTGGCAAGGCAGGGATATGAGGCGGTGATGGCCTCCCACACCAGTTTGCACCGGGCGCAGGCCATTCTGCAGGTGGTGGAGACGGCGCCGCTTCAAGGCCAGATTCGGGTTCGCCGTTCGCGGCACCTCCAAATTCAATCGTCGCTCGTCCTGGTATATGAAAGCGCCGAACGCACGCATCTCCAGGCGGCCGAACGGACGCCGGAAGGACCCAGGAAGCAGTACCTGCTCACGGTTGCCGGGCAGTATCGGTTTCTCGCCACGACCATTCGCACGCAACTCGGTCTCCAGGTCGCCTGCTAG
- the mltG gene encoding endolytic transglycosylase MltG, whose protein sequence is MMQKKAIMGLALAAVMFAALAGYLVLRWAQSPVASGPPKPPSHIVLIPEGSTFQQVAALLKNEQLIRSRSAFVLLGKTRDIDRKIRPGEYELDAGMSPQDILTKLLAGRVVLHPVTIPEGYSLTQIAEVLAAQQVTDTKEFTKLVRDRTFISTLGIEADSLEGYLFPETYSFAKGTKAREVIKAMVDGLHRVWGTELQEQAARMKMSLHQVLTLASVIEKETGAKHERELIAAVFHNRLRKKIPLQSDPTVIYGLPAFDGNIHKRDLSVMSPYNTYRVQGLPPGPIASPGAHSLRAALFPAQASYLYFVSRNDGTHQFSSTLAEHNQAVEKYQKQYFRKRARGNLVAHGA, encoded by the coding sequence ATGATGCAGAAGAAAGCGATCATGGGTCTGGCCCTGGCGGCAGTGATGTTCGCGGCTCTCGCGGGATATCTGGTGCTGCGTTGGGCTCAAAGCCCCGTCGCGAGCGGACCTCCTAAACCTCCCTCCCACATTGTCCTCATTCCTGAAGGCAGCACCTTTCAGCAGGTCGCCGCTCTTCTCAAAAACGAACAGTTGATCCGCAGCCGGTCAGCTTTTGTATTGCTGGGCAAGACACGGGACATCGATCGCAAGATCCGCCCCGGTGAGTATGAGTTGGATGCCGGTATGTCGCCGCAGGACATTCTGACGAAGCTGTTGGCCGGTCGAGTGGTGCTGCATCCCGTCACGATCCCGGAAGGATACAGCCTGACGCAGATTGCCGAAGTGCTGGCGGCGCAGCAGGTGACGGATACGAAAGAGTTCACGAAGCTGGTGCGAGATCGCACGTTTATTTCGACCCTCGGCATCGAGGCCGATTCCCTCGAAGGGTATCTCTTTCCCGAAACCTATTCCTTTGCGAAGGGTACGAAGGCGCGGGAGGTGATTAAGGCGATGGTCGATGGTCTCCATCGTGTCTGGGGTACCGAGTTGCAGGAGCAGGCGGCCCGCATGAAAATGTCCCTGCATCAGGTGCTGACCCTCGCCTCTGTCATCGAAAAAGAAACCGGAGCGAAGCACGAGCGGGAACTGATTGCGGCGGTGTTTCATAATCGGTTGCGGAAAAAGATCCCGCTTCAGAGCGACCCGACGGTGATCTACGGGTTACCGGCGTTCGACGGGAACATTCACAAGCGCGATCTCTCCGTCATGAGCCCCTACAATACCTATCGTGTGCAGGGTCTCCCGCCAGGACCGATCGCCAGCCCCGGGGCCCATTCATTGCGTGCGGCGCTGTTTCCCGCCCAGGCGTCGTATTTGTATTTCGTGTCGCGGAACGACGGGACCCATCAATTTTCTTCCACGCTGGCCGAGCACAATCAAGCGGTGGAGAAATATCAGAAACAGTACTTCCGCAAACGTGCCAGGGGCAACCTTGTCGCCCACGGTGCGTGA
- the ruvX gene encoding Holliday junction resolvase RuvX gives MKGRRILAIDHGSKRIGFALSDELGWTAQPLETFYRRNPDADIRHIQDLVREHEVGQVLVGMPLRLDGEIGPAAKVVAEFIQLLEPALSVPVITWDERMTTCAAEDLLIAADVGRRKRKGIVDRIAAAILLQSYLASLEQPATSQANDLNASVETDPWVFDEPRVDDAEESDHGSGPGGSDVRGSRGISGAALGSKPRRERTS, from the coding sequence ATGAAAGGCCGACGGATTCTCGCCATCGATCACGGCTCCAAGCGGATCGGGTTTGCCCTGAGTGATGAGCTCGGGTGGACGGCCCAGCCGCTGGAAACGTTTTACCGGCGAAATCCCGATGCCGATATCCGGCATATCCAGGACCTGGTTCGTGAACACGAAGTCGGGCAGGTTCTGGTCGGCATGCCGTTGCGGTTGGATGGCGAGATCGGTCCCGCGGCCAAAGTCGTCGCGGAGTTCATCCAGTTACTGGAGCCGGCACTGTCTGTCCCGGTGATCACCTGGGATGAACGGATGACTACCTGCGCGGCGGAGGACCTGCTGATTGCGGCTGACGTCGGCCGCCGGAAGCGGAAGGGGATCGTCGACCGTATTGCCGCGGCGATTCTCCTGCAGAGTTATCTGGCGAGTTTGGAACAGCCGGCCACCAGCCAGGCGAACGATCTGAACGCATCCGTGGAGACCGATCCCTGGGTCTTTGACGAACCCCGAGTCGATGATGCAGAAGAAAGCGATCATGGGTCTGGCCCTGGCGGCAGTGATGTTCGCGGCTCTCGCGGGATATCTGGTGCTGCGTTGGGCTCAAAGCCCCGTCGCGAGCGGACCTCCTAA
- a CDS encoding type II toxin-antitoxin system VapC family toxin: MSRYVVDASVAIKWFIPEVHSEAALRLCRSQIRLHVPAFVTLELGNVIVKKIRRGELTLAEGETIRGELKQLPLQQHADARLFPAAYQFAVDTQRSLYDCLYLALAAAIDGILVTADRKFYAAVAKGVYGRRVLWVEDLPPTA; this comes from the coding sequence GTGAGTCGATACGTCGTTGATGCCAGCGTGGCAATCAAATGGTTTATTCCGGAAGTCCACTCGGAGGCGGCACTTCGGTTATGTCGCTCACAGATTCGACTGCATGTGCCGGCATTCGTGACGTTGGAACTGGGCAACGTCATCGTGAAGAAAATCCGGCGCGGGGAGCTCACGCTGGCTGAAGGCGAAACGATTAGAGGAGAGTTGAAGCAACTTCCGCTTCAGCAGCATGCCGATGCACGATTGTTTCCTGCCGCGTATCAGTTTGCGGTAGACACGCAACGAAGTCTGTACGATTGCCTGTACCTGGCGTTGGCTGCGGCGATTGACGGCATCCTCGTGACGGCTGATCGAAAATTCTACGCCGCTGTGGCCAAGGGCGTTTATGGGCGAAGGGTGCTGTGGGTGGAAGATCTTCCCCCCACAGCATAG
- the recA gene encoding recombinase RecA, with product MTEKDEKKRALDLALAQIEKQYGKGAVMKLGADDRPADVPAISSGSLGLDIALGVGGFPRGRVIEIFGPESSGKTTLTLHAIAEAQKAGGVAAFIDAEHALDLTYAKKLGVQTDDLLVSQPDTGEQALEIAETLVRSGAIDVIVVDSVAALVPRAEIEGEMGDSHMGLQARLMSQALRKLTAAISKSQTTLIFINQIRMKIGVMFGNPETTTGGNALKFYSSVRLDIRRIESIKDGQDVTGSRVRVKVVKNKMAPPFKQAEFDIMFAEGISKSGELVDIGVEKRVVEKAGAWYSYKGERLGQGREAVRDFLKANPAIAKEIEGKVRDLAGLPSRGTEKKVEGKEAKDEKPERKPEGRQDDKRGHSARVTT from the coding sequence ATGACTGAAAAAGACGAGAAAAAACGCGCGTTGGACCTGGCCCTGGCCCAGATTGAAAAGCAATATGGGAAAGGTGCGGTGATGAAGCTTGGCGCGGACGACCGTCCCGCGGATGTCCCGGCGATCTCCAGCGGCTCGTTGGGGTTGGATATTGCCCTCGGTGTAGGGGGCTTCCCTCGCGGGCGCGTGATCGAAATCTTCGGCCCGGAGTCTTCCGGCAAAACGACGTTGACTCTGCATGCCATTGCCGAGGCACAAAAGGCGGGCGGCGTGGCGGCGTTCATCGATGCGGAACATGCGCTGGATCTGACCTATGCCAAAAAGCTCGGCGTGCAGACCGACGATCTCCTCGTCTCGCAGCCGGATACGGGGGAGCAGGCGCTCGAAATTGCAGAAACCCTGGTGCGCAGCGGCGCGATCGATGTGATCGTGGTCGATTCCGTGGCGGCCCTGGTGCCGCGCGCGGAAATCGAAGGCGAGATGGGCGATTCCCATATGGGATTGCAGGCACGACTGATGTCGCAGGCGCTTCGTAAACTGACGGCAGCGATTTCCAAGTCGCAGACCACCCTGATTTTCATCAATCAGATCCGTATGAAGATCGGCGTGATGTTCGGCAATCCCGAAACTACGACCGGCGGCAACGCGCTGAAGTTTTATTCCTCGGTGCGTCTCGACATCCGCCGCATTGAATCGATCAAGGACGGTCAGGATGTGACCGGCAGCCGCGTGCGGGTCAAGGTGGTCAAGAACAAGATGGCGCCGCCGTTCAAACAGGCGGAGTTCGACATCATGTTTGCCGAAGGCATTTCGAAATCCGGCGAGCTCGTCGATATCGGCGTGGAGAAGCGCGTGGTGGAGAAAGCCGGGGCCTGGTACTCCTACAAAGGTGAACGATTGGGGCAGGGGCGTGAAGCCGTCCGCGATTTTCTCAAGGCGAATCCCGCCATTGCGAAAGAGATCGAGGGCAAGGTGCGCGATCTCGCCGGTCTGCCTTCCCGCGGCACTGAAAAGAAGGTCGAGGGGAAAGAAGCCAAGGATGAGAAGCCCGAACGGAAGCCAGAGGGACGCCAGGACGATAAACGCGGTCACAGTGCCAGAGTCACGACCTAG
- the deoC gene encoding deoxyribose-phosphate aldolase produces the protein MSVKSWNESLPRYLDHTVLRPEATKADVLRLCAEAREQGFVVIFVPPCYVDEAVAAVAGTNVQVGIPIGFPLGGHSTHAKVTEAMEAVAHGARVLDMVINISRLKSGDYDVVRNDMAAVVQATPGVNHKVILETCLLTREEKITACRLAVEAGMDYVKTSTGFNQAGATVEDVRLMKEAVAGRAKVKASGGIRDWKTTRELLEAGADRIGTSASLKILSEWRAALVAVR, from the coding sequence ATGAGTGTGAAGTCGTGGAATGAATCGTTGCCGCGTTACCTGGACCATACGGTGCTGCGTCCGGAGGCTACTAAGGCCGATGTGTTACGCCTCTGCGCGGAAGCCAGGGAGCAAGGATTTGTCGTGATTTTCGTGCCGCCCTGTTATGTGGATGAGGCGGTTGCCGCGGTTGCAGGAACCAATGTCCAGGTGGGCATCCCCATCGGGTTTCCCCTTGGCGGGCATTCGACTCACGCCAAGGTGACGGAGGCCATGGAGGCGGTGGCGCATGGCGCGCGGGTGCTCGATATGGTGATCAACATCAGCCGTTTGAAGTCCGGCGATTACGATGTGGTGCGAAACGATATGGCCGCCGTCGTTCAAGCGACGCCGGGCGTGAATCATAAGGTGATTCTGGAAACTTGCCTGCTGACGAGAGAAGAAAAGATCACTGCCTGCCGTCTGGCCGTCGAGGCCGGGATGGACTATGTGAAGACCTCGACCGGATTCAATCAGGCCGGAGCGACAGTGGAAGACGTTCGGCTGATGAAAGAAGCCGTGGCCGGACGGGCCAAGGTGAAGGCGTCCGGTGGAATCAGAGATTGGAAGACCACGCGGGAATTGCTGGAGGCAGGGGCCGACCGGATCGGCACTAGTGCGAGTCTGAAGATTCTGAGTGAATGGCGCGCCGCGCTGGTTGCGGTGCGATGA